From one Lolium rigidum isolate FL_2022 chromosome 4, APGP_CSIRO_Lrig_0.1, whole genome shotgun sequence genomic stretch:
- the LOC124650327 gene encoding auxin transporter-like protein 2 codes for MVPGDHAEEAIVPMADGANGRGEVRAMDTAWDGGEDSEQQQGGGGKLSMKDLLWHGGSVWDAWFSCASNQVAQVLLTLPYSFSQLGMVSGLLLQVFYGLMGSWTAYLISVLYVEYRARKEKEGVSFKNHVIQWFEVLDGLLGPYWKVAGLAFNCTFLLFGSVIQLIACASNIYYINDRLDKRTWTYIFGACCATTVFIPSFHNYRIWSFLGLGMTTYTAWYITIAAAVHGKVDGVKHSGPSSLMLYFTGATNILYTFGGHAVTVEIMHAMWKPRKFKYIYLVATLYVFTLTLPSAATMYWAFGDALLTHSNAFSLLPKTGWRDAAVILMLIHQFITFGFACTPLYFVWEKAIGMHHTGSIFLRALARLPIVVPIWFFAIIFPFFGPINSAVGALLVSFTVYIIPAVAHMLTYRSASARQNAAEKPPAFLPSWSGMFVVNLFVVVWVLVVGFGLGGWASVTNFVKQIDTFGLFAKCYQCPPKAHVGSPLSAPPHH; via the exons ATGGTGCCGGGCGATCACGCGGAGGAGGCCATCGTGCCCATGGCGGACGGCGCCAACGGCAGGGGGGAGGTGCGCGCGATGGACACGGCGTGGGACGGCGGCGAGGACTCCGAGCAgcagcagggcggcggcggcaagtTGAGCATGAAGGACCTGCTGTGGCACGGCGGCTCCGTCTGGGACGCCTGGTTCAGCTGCGCCTCCAACCAG GTTGCGCAGGTGCTGCTGACGCTGCCCTACTCCTTCTCGCAGCTGGGGATGGTGTCGGGCCTCCTGCTGCAGGTGTTCTACGGCCTCATGGGCAGCTGGACCGCCTACCTCATCAGCGTCCTCTACGTCGAGTACCGCGCCCGCAAGGAGAAGGAGGGCGTCAGCTTCAAGAACCACGTCATACAG TGGTTCGAAGTCCTCGATGGGCTGCTGGGCCCGTACTGGAAGGTGGCCGGCCTCGCCTTCAACTGCACCTTCCTCCTCTTCGGCTCCGTCATCCAGCTCATCGCCTGCGCAAG TAACATCTACTACATCAACGACCGGCTGGACAAGCGGACATGGACCTACATCTTCGGCGCCTGCTGTGCCACCACCGTCTTCATCCCCTCCTTCCACAACTACCGCATCTGGTCATTCCTCGGCCTCGGCATGACCACATACACTGCATGGTACatcaccatcgccgccgccgtccacggCAAG GTCGATGGCGTCAAGCACTCGGGCCCGAGCAGCCTCATGCTCTACTTCACTGGCGCCACCAACATCCTCTACACTTTTGGCGGCCACGCCGTCACCGT CGAGATCATGCACGCCATGTGGAAACCTCGCAAGTTCAAGTACATCTACCTGGTGGCGACGTTGTACGTCTTCACGCTGACGCTGCCGTCGGCGGCGACCATGTACTGGGCATTCGGCGACGCGCTGCTCACGCACTCCAATGCCTTCTCGCTGCTCCCCAAGACCGGGTGGCGCGACGCGGCGGTGATCCTGATGCTCATCCACCAGTTCATCACCTTCGGCTTTGCCTGCACCCCGCTCTACTTCGTGTGGGAGAAGGCCATcggcatgcaccacaccggcagcaTCTTCCTCCGCGCCCTCGCGCGCCTCCCCATTGTCGTCCCCATCTGGTTCTTCGCCATCATCTTCCCCTTCTTCGGGCCCATCAACTCCGCCGTCGGCGCCCTCCTCGTCAGCTTCACCGTCTACATCATCCCCGCCGTCGCGCACATGCTCACCTACCGTTCGGCCTCCGCCAGACAG AATGCGGCGGAGAAGCCACCGGCGTTCCTGCCGAGCTGGAGCGGGATGTTCGTGGtgaacctcttcgtcgtcgtgtgGGTGCTGGTCGTCGGCTTCGGGCTCGGCGGCTGGGCCAGCGTCACCAACTTTGTCAAGCAGATCGACACCTTTGGCCTCTTCGCCAAATGCTACCAATGTCCACCCAAGGCGCACGTTGGGTCGCCCCTCTCGGCGCCGCCGCACCACTAG